Part of the Methanobacterium sp. genome, CTGGAAGCTATTAAAGGGAAAAAGTCACCTGAAACTCTGGTACCCATCGGTGCGGGTTCATTTTTAATCACCGAAATCAAGAACACGGAAGAGGTGATTGTTGGTCTCGGATCCGGTGCTGCGGTTAAGAAAAATATTGATGATGCTAAGAAGAGCATTGAAGAGCAGAAAAAAGAGCTGGATAACATCATGCAAAAAATGATGTCTGATCTTCAGAAGATCAGCCAGATCATCACTCAGAAAAGCCCCGAAGCTGAGGCGCTCATCCAGAAAATTGAGGGCACACCAGGGTAATTGATTACCCTAAATTCATTACCCTACTTTTTATTTCTGCTAAGCTCATCCTAAATCCCAATTCTGATATTCTAGAAATTCTGATATTCTAAAAAATACTTACATCCTTAAGGAGTGAATTTTTTTGTTTGAATCTTTGAAAAAGAAGTTTTCCGGAACCATTGGAAAGATCTCTGATCAATTGTCTTCTGAAGAGGAAGAAGCAGCTGGAGAAAAGACAAAAACTGCTTCAACCGAAGATAAAACTAAAAAAATTGAAACAGTTTCCAGTGGAAAAACTCAGGATAAAAAAGTTAAAACTGATTCAGGGAAAGATCAAGAGGATAAAGATAAATCAGATAAAACTTCTGGAAAAGATGAATCCGTAGATTTTAAGGAAGAAGCAGATGAAGAAAAGAAATCTCGTTTTTCATTTTTCCGCAGGAAATCCGATTCTGAAGATGAAGATTCCAAAAAACAGGACAAAGATGAAACTGGTTCTAAACTAAAAACCGAAGATTCTTCTGTTAAGGTAAAAGCTGACACGGATTCTACAACAGATTCTGTGAATGATGCAACTGATTCTGTGAAATCAACTGATTCTGGAAAAGATAAGGGAGAATCTGGAAAGGACACAGAAGAGGAGCCTTCTGGCCTATTCACCTTTGCCACCCACAAGACCATATCTGAAAAAGATATTGATGATATTCTTTTTGAACTGGAATTAGCCCTTCTTGAGGGAGATGTTGCACTGGAAGTGGCGGAACAGATTGTTAAATCAGTCAAGGAAGATCTGGTGGGTCGCAAGATAAAAAGAAGAAGTGATGTGGCAGAATTCACCAGAGAAGCTCTTAAAAAAGCAATATCTGATATACTGGTTGTGGGCGGCCCTAACCTAAAAGAACTGGTTCAACAGGCTAAAAAAACTGGCGAACCACTCAAAATAATGTTTGTTGGTGTTAATGGAACTGGTAAGACCACTACCATCTCTAAAATTGCTGATCATTATGTTAAAGAAGGTTACACTCCAGTTATTGCTGCTTCTGACACATTCCGTGCAGGAGCTATAGAACAGATATCCTATCACGCCGAAAAAGTGGGAGTTAAGATCATCCGTCACCAGAAAGGAGCAGATCCTGCAGCAGTGGCTTATGATGCGGTGGAACACGCACGGGCCAAGAAGAAAGAACTTGTTCTAATAGACACTGCTGGACGAATGCAAACCAATGTAAACCTCATGGATGAAATGAAAAAGATTCAGAGGGTGGTAAAGCCGGATCTGGCTATATTCGTTGGAGATGCCCTCACCGGTAACGATGCAGTGGAACAGGCCCGTAAATTTGATGATGCAGTGGGAGTGGATGGGATTATACTCACCAAAGCAGACGCTGATGCCAAAGGAGGAGCAGCACTATCCATCGGGCATGTAATAAATAAACCCATACTGTTTTTAGGTGTTGGCCAGGGTTATGGGGATATTATGGAGTTCCACCCGGACTGGATGGTGGAACAGGTTCTGGGGGATTAACTACTCTAAAAAATAGTAGCTAACTCTTTAATTCATTAATTTTTCATTTCACAATAATTCTTTCTCATTTTTTTATCAAATCATTTTTTATCAAATAATGTTTCAAAACTCATCTCATTTCCAAAATTCAGTTTCAAACAACAGTTTTCTATTTTTTACCACCATAAACTCCAAACATGTAGTATTTCCACACCACATCCACATCATTAAACCCGGCCTCTTTCATCCACTGAATATGACTGGGTAAAGGTGAAGGAAAATCTTCTTCCCGGTGTTTGGCTAGCCATGTTTTTTCTACTTCTTCCTGGTTGTGATTTTGGAGCATGAACTCCACCCATTTATCCTGGTAGGTCTGATTAAGGTAGGGAGTGCTTCCCAGCACGATGTCGGCATTATAAAACACTCCACCATCCTTTAGGAACCCATTTAGTCTACGGTAGAATGCTCTCTGTTCCTCAGGCTGCAGGTGATGCAGTGCCAGGGAAGATATCACCGTATCATACTCTTCATGGAAGTCCAGTTCACGGAAATCAGCTCTTAAAAACTCCACATCTGTATAAGGGGAAAGTTTGGTTTTCGCCATTTTGATCATGTTCTCTGCAAGGTCCACACAGGTGATTTGGGCATTGGGAAACCTTTTTTTCACCTCTCGGGATATGTTTCCCGTGCCACAGCCTAGATCAAGAATCTTAATTTTTTCTTTCCCGTGGAAAGGAAGCGAAAGTACCAGTGAACTAACCATCTCATCATAAAATGGAATTAATGTTCGTATGAGTTTGTCAAATTCTTCTGCTTCTTCTTCGAAGTGGTCTTTAACTTTTTTCATGATCATAACCTGATCTAGTTAATTTTTCTTAAAATGTTTATTTTTTAATTATTATTTTTATTTTAGTATCAACCCTTTTTAATTTTGATTTAAATGGAAAAGGTGAGTGCTGTTTCATTAATGTCACCTTTTTTAAGGGTTGAGTTCTAAAGTGTTTTAATAATTACTTTAAAAAATCTTAAAAATACTTATTAATATAATTCCAGGAGAATCAATCCATGTTAGGTGAAAAAGAACTCATAAAACTATTCCCTGAATTTGCAGAACTGGTGGAACCATCAGGCATAGACCTCAGGGTGGATCAGGTTTACCAGCAGAAAGGACCGGGATCTTTGATTGACAATGAAAAGAACCTCCCTGAACTGGAAAAACTGGAACCACCTCTTTACACTCTGCAGCCTAAAACAGCTTACAGTGTAACCATTGACCGCAAGATAAAAATTCCCAAAGGATATTCCATGCTATATCTACCTCGTTCCACACTCTTACGATCGTTTGTAACCATCCACACTGCAGTGGGTGATCCTGGTTTTTATGGTACACTGCAGTTTTTACTGGTGAACCAGGGAGAATTCCCATTCACACTCAAACGTGGTGAAAGGATTGCCCAGGGAGTCGTATTCCCAGTTGAAGGTTCCGGAGAGTACAATGGCAGTTACCAGGAAAAAGAAGAGTAAATAGGGGAAAATAAACCGAGAAATATAAATTTAAATCTTGTTTTACTTTAATTTCCTATTTTTTTTAACACCCTTACAATGCATTATCAAGTTCATCCACAGCCTCAGGATTAGCCAGAGTGCTTATATCACCCACATCTTCACCTTTAACCTTAGCCTTAATCACCCGGCGCATGATCTTACCCGAACGGGTCTTGGGGAGATCGTTAACGAAGTTAACACAGGCAGGACTGGCCACAGGGCCAATTTCTTCTCGTACATGTTCCCTGAGCAAGTGTTTCATACGGGGGCTGGGTTTGAACCCTTCTTTTAATGTAATGAAACTGCAGATCTCCTCACCCTTAACCGGGTCCGGTTTACCCACCACTGCCGCTTCAGCAACAGCATCATAACTCACCAGGGCAGATTCCACCTCTGCCGTACTAATGCGATGCCCGGCAACATTCAAAACATCATCCTCCCTTCCCTGTACCCAGAAATAGCCATCTTCATCAATACGAGCCACATCACCACTGAGATAAACTCCAGGGAAAGTACTCCAGTAAGCATCCACGTAGCGTTCCGGGTCCTTATATAATGTGCGGAACATGGCAGGCCATGGAGTTTTAATCACCAGGTGACCGCCCCCTTCATTGATTGACTTCCCCTCATCATCCACCACATCTGCTTCCACTGTGGGGAACGGTTTTACTGCTGACCCGGGTTTGAGGGAAGTGATGGGAAGGGGAGTTATAAGTTGCATTCCAGTTTCAGTCTGCCACCAGGTGTCCATAATGGGGCACTGATGGTTCCCAATATTTTTATAGTACCATATCCACGCTTCTGGGTTTATGGGCTCCCCCACGCTACCTAACAGTCTTAAAGAGGTTAAATCATGTTTCTGGGGCCATTTCTCCCCGTGTTTCATGAACATGCGGATGGTGGTAGGTGCGGTGTAGAATACATTCACACCGTAATTTTCGATAATTTTCCACAGGCGATCAGGGTCAGGATAATCAGGAGCCCCTTCATACATCACTGAGGTGGCTCCAAGGAGTAGGGGAGCGTAGACAATGTAACTGTGACCGGTTACCCAGCCAATATCTGCAGCACACCACCAGATATCCTCATCTTTCAGGTCAAAAACAAATTTTAAGGTGGCGTAGATACCAACTGCATAACCTCCATGAACATGAAGCACACCCTTGGGTTTCCCGGTTGTTCCGGAGGTGTAGAGAATAAAAAGAGGATCTTCAGAATCCATTACTTCAGCGACGCATTCTCTATCCTGATCCTGAATGATCTCATCCCACCATAAATCCCGACCAGCTTTCATCTTGACGGGGCAGTTGGCATGTTGAACTACAATTAGTTTTTCCAGGGAGGGAATATCATCTAAAACCCGATCCACATTTTCCTTGAGGGGTATGACTTTACCTCTGCGATAAAATCCATCTACAGTTATGGCCACTTTCACCTGAGCATCCTTTGCCCTTTCATGGAATGCTTTGGCCCAGAACCCGGAGAAAACCACACTGTGCACTGCTCCGATCTTGGCACAGGCCAGCATTGCTATGGGTAACTCCAGTATCATGGGCAAGTAAATAGCTACACGATCCCCCTTCTCAACACCCAGACCTCGCAGGGCATTGGCCATCTGATTAACCTTCCGGTAAAGATCCTGGTAGGTCAGCTTCTTCACCTGACCCAATTCACCTTCCCATATATAGGCCACCTTGTTTTTACGCCAGGATTTCACATGCCGGTCCAGGGCATTATGGGTGATGTTAAATTTACCACCGCAGAACCACTCTGCATGGGGAGGATCCCATTTTAAGACATCCTGGTAGGGTTGGAACCATTCCAGCTCCAGGGCAAGCTCATCCCAGAACCAGTCAGGATCATCAAGAGCCCGCTGAAGCAGTTCATCATAATCATTAATCCCATAACGATTCATCCATCTCTGGATATTGCTGTTTACCATTAAATCTTTCCCTGGTGGGAATAATCTGTTTTCATGAAGCAGGGCATCTAATTCACTGGAAATACTAACCCCTCCTTTAAACCCCTTATTTAGGTTTATAATATCACCACTACTATACTCTAATATGTTTCACCAGTGTCATAAATTTTTTTAAGTGATAATGATTGTCTACATCCTGTGGGCTGATCCTCTGGACATCATTTAATTATACTGGAAGCACCATAGTTTAATCATGCAGACTGCGGCCAAGATGAGATTGGCAGATGCCCTGGTTAAAATACTGGAAAAAGAGGAAACTGAATTCATATTTGGCTATCCTGGGGAACAGATTCTCCCTTTTTACCAGGCACTCCGGAAATCTTCCGTAAAACATGTTTTAATGCGTCATGAACAGGGAGCAGCACACGCTGCTGATGGGTATGCAAGGGCATCATCCCAACCCGGAATATGCGTTGCATCTGCAGGACCTGGGGCATTAAACATGGTAATGGGAGTGGCAACAGCATTCAAGGATTCCGTCCCTTTACTGGTTATTACGGGTGATGTTTCCTCCCAGTTTAAGGGTGAAAATGTATTCCAGGATGTGGATATTAACTCTGTTTTTGAACCAATCACCCTCCAGAGCCACCTCATAAACAATCCTAAAGAAGGGATTTCCATTATTCAGAAGGCAATTACAGCCCTGAAAAATGGTAAAACTGGTCCAATTCACCTTAATTTTCCTAAAGATATTCTCCAAGAAGAAGTTGATACCTCTCTATTGGATGAATGGCTTGAATTAACCTATGAAACTGATGACAAGCTCTTAAAAAATAATGAACCTGGTGAGAGTCTCTTAAAAAATAATGAACCTGATGAGAAGATCTTAAACCAGGTAAGAGAGCTGGTTGAAACTTCTCAAAAACCACTGATACTGTCTGGAGCCGGAGTTTTATGGTCACATGCATCTGAAGATCTTCAAATATTCGCAGAAAAACATCAGATCCCAGTAGTAACCACCTACCCTGCTAGAGGAGTCATAAGTGAGGATCATCCTCTTTCTTTAGGACTAATTGGTCTGCGAGGAACAGAGGCTGCCAACTTCGCCGGGGAAAACGCGGATATTATACTGGTACTGGGGTCTCGATTATCAGAAAGAACCCTGATGGGGCTGGGAAAAGGGCCAATTATCCAGGTGAATTTAGATGAAGCAGTTTTAACGGGTGATGTGAATATTAAGGGAGATGTTAAAGAATTCCTGGAAAAAATAAAAGAAACAACCCCTGAAAATACTGATGAATGGTTAAATGAACTTCAAAAGTATGATAAAAACCAGAATGTGGCCACCGACTTTGAAGAAACACCTATAAAACCACAAAGAGCAATCATGGAGATCTTACAGGGAATGAATGATTCAATCCTGGTAAACGATGCTGGAAGCCACACCACATGGGTTAACCTGCTCATGAAAGTTCGGGAGCCATCTTCTCTTATCTTTTCAGGTGGATTCGGACCTATGGGTTATGGGATCCCGGCAGCAGTGGGTGTAAGCCTGGCAAGACCATCCAAGCACGTGGTGGTAGTGGTGGGTGACGGTGGGTTCCAGATGAGCGTCCAGGAACTGGCAACCATAGCTGAAATGGAACTACCCATTACCATCTGCCTCTTAAACAACCAGTCCCTGGGAATCATAAAGCAGTGGCAGGAGTTATATTATGATGGATCGTTCCAGGTGGAACTGGATAATCCTGATTTCGTGAAACTGGCCAACGCATACCATATAAAGGCCTTGATGATAGATTCTCCCGGTGATATTTTTGCTGCTGTGCAGGAGGCAGTAAAACTTAATAAACCAGTACTTATAGAGATAAGAGTTGATGAAAATGAAGACATCCCGTTCCCCCGGTGAATTCTGGAAGATTTTACATTTTCAGGTGATTGAATGAAGGTACTTCTCATTAACCCCCCTTATTTCAATTCTAAATACAAATTTATAGGATTAGTAGCACCGCCATTAGGTATTGCTTACATAGCCGCAGTGCTGGAAGAAAATAACATTGATGTGGAAATAATTGATGCAGCAGCCCTTGAAATGAGTTGGGAAACTCTTGAAACTGAAATCAAACGAATATCTCCTGGGCTGGTGGCAATAACTGCCCTAACTCCCACTATTGATAAAGCCATGTTAACAGCTGAACTGGCCAAAAAAACATGTCCTCAGGCGACAGTGGTTATGGGGGGATATCACCCCACCTTCAACTATCAGGAAATCTTAGAAAGGGAATATGTGGATGTTGTGGTAATGGGTGAAGGCGAGTACACTCTCCTGGACTTGGTGGAAACCCTGGATGAAGGTGGAGACCTTAAAAATGTGCAAGGTATTGCCTACGAAGGAGGAGTGACCTCTCCACGGCCTCTCATTGAGGATCTCGATGAATTACCTTTCCCGGCAAGACACCTTCTCCCCATGGACCATTACAAGATCCTGAACATGAAACTCCACACTGCCACCATGATATCAGGCAGGGGATGTCCAATGCAATGTTCATTCTGCGCCTCTGCCGCATTACACGGACACCAGCTGCGAATGAGATCACCGGAAAATGTGGTGGATGAAATGGAACACCTAATCAACGACCATGACTCAGGTATGATCGCATTCATGGATGACACATTCACCCTGAAACCAAGTCGGGTGGAAGATATCTGTGATGAGATTAAAAGAAGAGATATTGATGTTTACTGGGGATGCACTGCCCGGGCAGATACCCTATCAGAAAAATTACTCCGTAAACTGAGTGATTCTGGGTGCATAACCATGTTCCTGGGAGTGGAATCTGCTGATCAGCAGCAACTGGACCGGGTTAACAAGCAGATGACCATTGAAAAGATCCGCCAGGCCTTTAAACTATCCCGAGAAAATGACATACGCACCATAGCCTCGGTGGTCCTGGGGATGCCTGGAGACACCAAAGAAAGCATAGAACGAACCATTAAATTCGTCAGGGAACTGAACCCATCCTATGCCCTCTTTTCACTGGCCACACCCTACCCTGGAACCAGGTTTTACCAGGAAGCAGTGCAGGATAACCTCATCAAGGTTAAGGATTGGTCCAAATACACACTACTTTCCCCTGTCCTGGAAACAGTTGACTGCTCCATGGACGAGCTTAAAAAGATGCAAAAAAAGGCTTTCAGACAGTTCTATCTCCGACCAGTATATCTCATAAAACAGGTTCGAATGGATGGTCCTATAATCCTGAAGACCGTGGCTGCCATGATAAAAGAAGTTTAAAGAAACAATATGAGTTTAAACTTATCATCATAATTCATGGAAGTTTGAATAAGTCGGTTATATTTATATGGATGTTTAATAAATCATAAATTCAGTTATTATAAGTTCAGTTAATTAAATTCCAATTTTAATATTTTTAACCATCACAACCTTTTCAAATATTACCCTGTTTTGGTGTGTTTCCATCGTAAATAGTTGGGAGATGATTCTCACATTTTATTGAGAATGCAAATTCAATAATTCACTTTGGAATTGAACAATTCTCTTTGGAATATTCCCAATTCATGGAAATCACTCTTTAAGTAGGGTGTAATTTGAATATTTACCCATTTAAAAAGCTATTGTTTTTAACCATTAACACGCCCTTCTCATAAGGCCCCCTTTAAGAAGAAGGGCTTTCAAGAAGAGATCAGAGTATTTCTATCCTTGCAGATCATCAGTTTGGATAGATTCTAATCAGTTGGATATATCCTAATTTAATGATATTTCTATCTCAATGATATTTCTATCATTAGATAAAGCATTAGATGGCATAATAATCCCTGAATATTAATCCAATTAAGATTAACAGGATAATTGGAGTATGATGAAAATTGAAAAACCAAAAAATTTCTGAAGATGATAAAATGAAAGTCACATTCATAAATCCACCCCAAACCAACTCCAAATATAAATTCATTGGAGTAGTAGCTCCACCACTGGGAATATCCTACATGGCAGCGGTTTTAGAAGAAAATGGTTATGATGTGAACATCATTGATGCTTCTGCCCTGGAGATGACCTGGGAAGACTTGGAAGACGAGTTAAATGGAACATCACCACAAGTGGTGGCCATCACTGCCCTCACACCCACCATCCAACAGGCCAGAAAAACTGCCCAACTGGTGAAAAAGATTTCTCCTGAGACCACAGTGGTTATGGGTGGGTACCATCCCACCTTCAACCACCAGGAAGTTCTCAAAACAGATTATGTGGATGTGGTGGTTATGGGTGAGGGAGAATATACTATGCTGGAATTGGTGCAAACTCTAGAAAATGGAGGGGACCTATCCCATGTCCGGGGAATAGCACTGGAGGGTCAGGTAAACCCACCACGCCCACTCATAACCAATATGGATGCATTACCATTCCCAGCCCGACATCTACTCCCCATGGACCATTACAAAATGCTCAACATGAAAACAGGTATGGCAACCATGATCACCAGCCGCGGTTGTCCAATGCAATGCTCCTTCTGCGCATCAGCTGCCCTGCACGGTCCTAAACTACGATTACGCTCACCAGAGAATGTGGTGGATGAAATGGAACACCTGGTCCGTGATCATCATGTGGGAATCATCGCCTTCATGGATGACACCTTCACCCTAAACCATCGTATGGTGGAAGCCATCTGTGACGAGATTAAGAAAAGAGATCTGGACGTGTTCTGGGGATGCACAGCACGTGTGGATACTTTATCCGCTGATCTATTGGAAAAAATGAGGGGAGCTGGTTGTATAACCCTTTTTATGGGTGTAGAATCTGCAGACCAACAGATGCTGGATGCCACCAGTAAAAATATTACTATTGAAAAGATACGCCAAGCATTCCAGCTATCCAAAAAGTATAAAATCCGTACCATAGCATCAGTGGTCCTGGGAATGCCCGGAGACACCAAAGAAAGCATAAAAAGGACAGTTAACTTTGTAAGGGAACTCAACCCCTCCTATGCAGTTTTCAGCCTAGCCACACCCTACCCTGGAACCAGGTTCTACAAGGAATCTGTGGAAAAAAATCTTATAAAAGTGAAGGACTGGTCCAAATACACTCTTATAGCACCGGTTCTGGAAACAGTGGACTGTTCCCTGGAAGAACTACGGAACCTACAGTACAAAGCCTTCCGGAATTTCTACCTCAGACCAGGTTACTTACTCCGGCAGGCGTGGATAGATGGACCAATCCTTCTTAAGACTGTTGCTGGGGTTATTAGGGAAGTTATATGAAGTATATCAACTTGTTTTCCCATTAAGTATAGATAGTGGGATATGAATACTCAGACATTACCAAAGTTACCCAGTAGTGGCAATGGCAAAACTATTAAAACCCTCATAACCAGCAGAAAACCATCCATATGCATAATGGGGCTTATTCTGAGGACAGTATCTCCTATGGAGTTCAAGTTTATTGTTCTGTTGATTATGTTTATCAGTGACTTTCATAGCGGTGTAGCTGCCTGGGATAAGATTCCGTTATCACTGAACTTTTAGAACCATCAAAAATTGTGTTTGATTGGAAATTGCAACTTAAATTGTTCATAACCCCATATTTAATAGGTGAAATCGTTTGAATAACATGCATAATTAAATTAACTTCATGTTGTTGGCTTGCTAACAACAGTCATTCCCATATCAAATTCTGGTAACATCACTCAGTTAAC contains:
- the pfdA gene encoding prefoldin subunit alpha, giving the protein MEDRQRLEEIINELNAYKAQADMLNQQVETLKATISDMTIAQETLEAIKGKKSPETLVPIGAGSFLITEIKNTEEVIVGLGSGAAVKKNIDDAKKSIEEQKKELDNIMQKMMSDLQKISQIITQKSPEAEALIQKIEGTPG
- the ftsY gene encoding signal recognition particle-docking protein FtsY yields the protein MFESLKKKFSGTIGKISDQLSSEEEEAAGEKTKTASTEDKTKKIETVSSGKTQDKKVKTDSGKDQEDKDKSDKTSGKDESVDFKEEADEEKKSRFSFFRRKSDSEDEDSKKQDKDETGSKLKTEDSSVKVKADTDSTTDSVNDATDSVKSTDSGKDKGESGKDTEEEPSGLFTFATHKTISEKDIDDILFELELALLEGDVALEVAEQIVKSVKEDLVGRKIKRRSDVAEFTREALKKAISDILVVGGPNLKELVQQAKKTGEPLKIMFVGVNGTGKTTTISKIADHYVKEGYTPVIAASDTFRAGAIEQISYHAEKVGVKIIRHQKGADPAAVAYDAVEHARAKKKELVLIDTAGRMQTNVNLMDEMKKIQRVVKPDLAIFVGDALTGNDAVEQARKFDDAVGVDGIILTKADADAKGGAALSIGHVINKPILFLGVGQGYGDIMEFHPDWMVEQVLGD
- a CDS encoding class I SAM-dependent methyltransferase; its protein translation is MKKVKDHFEEEAEEFDKLIRTLIPFYDEMVSSLVLSLPFHGKEKIKILDLGCGTGNISREVKKRFPNAQITCVDLAENMIKMAKTKLSPYTDVEFLRADFRELDFHEEYDTVISSLALHHLQPEEQRAFYRRLNGFLKDGGVFYNADIVLGSTPYLNQTYQDKWVEFMLQNHNQEEVEKTWLAKHREEDFPSPLPSHIQWMKEAGFNDVDVVWKYYMFGVYGGKK
- a CDS encoding deoxyuridine 5'-triphosphate nucleotidohydrolase, producing the protein MLGEKELIKLFPEFAELVEPSGIDLRVDQVYQQKGPGSLIDNEKNLPELEKLEPPLYTLQPKTAYSVTIDRKIKIPKGYSMLYLPRSTLLRSFVTIHTAVGDPGFYGTLQFLLVNQGEFPFTLKRGERIAQGVVFPVEGSGEYNGSYQEKEE
- the acs gene encoding acetate--CoA ligase, with protein sequence MVNSNIQRWMNRYGINDYDELLQRALDDPDWFWDELALELEWFQPYQDVLKWDPPHAEWFCGGKFNITHNALDRHVKSWRKNKVAYIWEGELGQVKKLTYQDLYRKVNQMANALRGLGVEKGDRVAIYLPMILELPIAMLACAKIGAVHSVVFSGFWAKAFHERAKDAQVKVAITVDGFYRRGKVIPLKENVDRVLDDIPSLEKLIVVQHANCPVKMKAGRDLWWDEIIQDQDRECVAEVMDSEDPLFILYTSGTTGKPKGVLHVHGGYAVGIYATLKFVFDLKDEDIWWCAADIGWVTGHSYIVYAPLLLGATSVMYEGAPDYPDPDRLWKIIENYGVNVFYTAPTTIRMFMKHGEKWPQKHDLTSLRLLGSVGEPINPEAWIWYYKNIGNHQCPIMDTWWQTETGMQLITPLPITSLKPGSAVKPFPTVEADVVDDEGKSINEGGGHLVIKTPWPAMFRTLYKDPERYVDAYWSTFPGVYLSGDVARIDEDGYFWVQGREDDVLNVAGHRISTAEVESALVSYDAVAEAAVVGKPDPVKGEEICSFITLKEGFKPSPRMKHLLREHVREEIGPVASPACVNFVNDLPKTRSGKIMRRVIKAKVKGEDVGDISTLANPEAVDELDNAL
- a CDS encoding thiamine pyrophosphate-binding protein, coding for MQTAAKMRLADALVKILEKEETEFIFGYPGEQILPFYQALRKSSVKHVLMRHEQGAAHAADGYARASSQPGICVASAGPGALNMVMGVATAFKDSVPLLVITGDVSSQFKGENVFQDVDINSVFEPITLQSHLINNPKEGISIIQKAITALKNGKTGPIHLNFPKDILQEEVDTSLLDEWLELTYETDDKLLKNNEPGESLLKNNEPDEKILNQVRELVETSQKPLILSGAGVLWSHASEDLQIFAEKHQIPVVTTYPARGVISEDHPLSLGLIGLRGTEAANFAGENADIILVLGSRLSERTLMGLGKGPIIQVNLDEAVLTGDVNIKGDVKEFLEKIKETTPENTDEWLNELQKYDKNQNVATDFEETPIKPQRAIMEILQGMNDSILVNDAGSHTTWVNLLMKVREPSSLIFSGGFGPMGYGIPAAVGVSLARPSKHVVVVVGDGGFQMSVQELATIAEMELPITICLLNNQSLGIIKQWQELYYDGSFQVELDNPDFVKLANAYHIKALMIDSPGDIFAAVQEAVKLNKPVLIEIRVDENEDIPFPR
- a CDS encoding radical SAM protein, with protein sequence MKVLLINPPYFNSKYKFIGLVAPPLGIAYIAAVLEENNIDVEIIDAAALEMSWETLETEIKRISPGLVAITALTPTIDKAMLTAELAKKTCPQATVVMGGYHPTFNYQEILEREYVDVVVMGEGEYTLLDLVETLDEGGDLKNVQGIAYEGGVTSPRPLIEDLDELPFPARHLLPMDHYKILNMKLHTATMISGRGCPMQCSFCASAALHGHQLRMRSPENVVDEMEHLINDHDSGMIAFMDDTFTLKPSRVEDICDEIKRRDIDVYWGCTARADTLSEKLLRKLSDSGCITMFLGVESADQQQLDRVNKQMTIEKIRQAFKLSRENDIRTIASVVLGMPGDTKESIERTIKFVRELNPSYALFSLATPYPGTRFYQEAVQDNLIKVKDWSKYTLLSPVLETVDCSMDELKKMQKKAFRQFYLRPVYLIKQVRMDGPIILKTVAAMIKEV
- a CDS encoding radical SAM protein; the protein is MKVTFINPPQTNSKYKFIGVVAPPLGISYMAAVLEENGYDVNIIDASALEMTWEDLEDELNGTSPQVVAITALTPTIQQARKTAQLVKKISPETTVVMGGYHPTFNHQEVLKTDYVDVVVMGEGEYTMLELVQTLENGGDLSHVRGIALEGQVNPPRPLITNMDALPFPARHLLPMDHYKMLNMKTGMATMITSRGCPMQCSFCASAALHGPKLRLRSPENVVDEMEHLVRDHHVGIIAFMDDTFTLNHRMVEAICDEIKKRDLDVFWGCTARVDTLSADLLEKMRGAGCITLFMGVESADQQMLDATSKNITIEKIRQAFQLSKKYKIRTIASVVLGMPGDTKESIKRTVNFVRELNPSYAVFSLATPYPGTRFYKESVEKNLIKVKDWSKYTLIAPVLETVDCSLEELRNLQYKAFRNFYLRPGYLLRQAWIDGPILLKTVAGVIREVI